A genomic window from Neorhodopirellula lusitana includes:
- a CDS encoding dockerin type I domain-containing protein, whose product MRHVSSLPTAIAEATAIAGATATGALRRSRSGSRSSLGSGKRARALRFQQLDSRQMLAGDIAGVSANTSLVDDSLIAEGEAPNSVYFTFDYSNDNGYFSGANAYRRDALEQAGEILTDRLRDTLAAIPASNSTHTWQASYQNPSTGRTQSLPSGFSVDANEIVVYAGGRNLSGLGSDTRAIAVGVQAPFSYACSTANTACTNFVSNLTTRGEGQTIGSGARDFAPFVASISFDTRNETTSRWSYENELLEDDDFRFLSFAVHELSHVLGIGISDSYIDQVSNFTFTGSKTRQAYQGSGNLPLDGPSAARHVAQSVLQTQNTLMTPSVENLLPSELDFALLDDIGWEVVSNTKPTVTLDRSSIVVLEDEGTVLVNATLSAATPNTVTVPIVISGVAAEGSDVSLSATSITFAPNATTATIEIDIVDDATFENTEAMTITVVDSATANVGNQTAFRLTIFDNDGVDWTQVPVLDLDDIGNTFSVAGDNQPRAFMFRADSTRTLSVQANNVDQINRAVLLVDHNGNTLGEYSSTGIASATIESGKSYALIFFPRTTARTFSLTAPGGFTAVTSETRTNVLDPADVDGDNSVIPLDALLIINQINLFPNVTNAYSTAIVSDDYFDVSGDGILAPLDALLVINEIFGDDSGSDEPAAFTPLVSSQLASNQLASSELPSNALDSGSLDSKTLEPDSLVSDALELASLQSAPLESDALATPQFTDATWIPDSTAVDDKERRDELFDQAIQTFEMAGKVANFI is encoded by the coding sequence ATGCGACACGTATCGAGTCTGCCAACGGCAATCGCGGAGGCAACCGCAATCGCCGGGGCAACGGCTACCGGTGCATTGAGGCGATCAAGGTCTGGATCCCGTTCCAGCCTTGGATCAGGAAAGCGGGCCCGTGCTCTGCGTTTTCAACAACTTGATAGCCGTCAAATGCTTGCCGGTGACATCGCCGGCGTTTCAGCAAACACTTCGCTGGTTGACGACAGCTTGATCGCGGAAGGCGAAGCACCCAACTCGGTCTACTTCACCTTCGACTATTCCAATGACAACGGCTATTTCTCGGGAGCCAACGCGTACCGCCGGGACGCCCTGGAACAGGCCGGCGAGATCTTGACCGATCGACTGCGAGACACCCTGGCGGCGATCCCCGCATCCAATTCCACCCACACCTGGCAAGCCAGCTACCAGAACCCATCCACGGGCCGGACCCAAAGCCTGCCTTCGGGCTTTTCCGTCGACGCGAATGAAATCGTGGTGTACGCCGGCGGCCGGAATCTCTCCGGCCTGGGCTCCGATACTCGCGCTATCGCGGTGGGTGTGCAGGCTCCGTTTTCCTACGCCTGCTCGACCGCCAACACCGCTTGCACCAATTTCGTTAGCAACCTAACGACTCGGGGCGAAGGACAAACCATCGGCTCGGGTGCTCGGGACTTTGCGCCCTTTGTCGCCTCGATCAGCTTTGACACCCGCAACGAAACGACTTCCCGCTGGAGCTACGAGAACGAGTTGCTGGAAGACGACGACTTTCGTTTCCTGAGTTTCGCCGTCCATGAACTTTCCCACGTGCTCGGTATCGGTATCTCCGATTCCTACATCGACCAGGTTAGCAACTTCACCTTCACGGGATCCAAAACCCGGCAAGCTTATCAAGGCAGTGGCAACCTTCCACTGGATGGCCCGTCCGCCGCTCGGCACGTTGCACAATCCGTGCTGCAGACTCAAAACACGTTGATGACGCCTTCGGTTGAAAACCTGTTGCCGTCGGAATTGGACTTTGCATTGCTGGACGACATCGGTTGGGAAGTGGTGTCCAACACCAAGCCCACCGTCACGCTCGATCGATCGTCCATCGTCGTGCTGGAAGACGAAGGGACCGTGCTGGTCAACGCCACGCTTAGTGCCGCCACACCCAACACCGTCACGGTCCCGATCGTGATCTCAGGCGTTGCGGCCGAGGGATCCGATGTCTCACTTTCGGCGACCTCGATCACCTTCGCTCCCAACGCAACCACCGCCACGATCGAAATTGACATCGTCGACGATGCGACTTTCGAAAATACCGAAGCGATGACGATCACCGTGGTCGATTCTGCCACCGCCAACGTGGGCAACCAAACCGCATTCCGGCTGACGATCTTCGACAACGACGGTGTGGACTGGACTCAGGTTCCCGTGCTGGACCTGGACGACATTGGCAACACGTTTTCGGTTGCAGGCGACAATCAACCGCGCGCATTCATGTTCCGCGCCGATTCGACCCGCACCCTCAGCGTGCAGGCCAACAACGTTGACCAAATCAATCGCGCGGTCTTGTTGGTCGATCACAACGGAAACACGCTTGGCGAATACAGTTCAACGGGAATCGCATCGGCCACCATCGAATCGGGTAAGTCTTACGCACTGATCTTCTTCCCGCGAACAACCGCCCGAACATTTTCCCTGACGGCCCCGGGTGGCTTCACTGCCGTAACGAGTGAGACCCGCACCAACGTGCTCGACCCCGCGGACGTTGATGGTGACAACAGCGTCATCCCGTTGGACGCGCTGTTGATCATCAACCAAATCAATCTGTTCCCTAACGTCACCAACGCGTATTCGACCGCCATCGTCAGCGACGATTACTTCGACGTGTCCGGCGACGGGATCTTGGCACCACTGGATGCGCTGCTCGTCATCAACGAGATCTTCGGCGACGATTCCGGCTCAGACGAACCCGCCGCTTTTACTCCACTGGTATCCAGTCAATTGGCATCCAATCAACTGGCTTCCAGTGAATTGCCTTCCAACGCACTGGATTCAGGCTCGCTGGATTCCAAAACCCTGGAGCCTGACTCGCTAGTATCAGACGCACTGGAATTAGCCTCACTGCAATCAGCCCCTCTGGAATCAGACGCGCTGGCAACTCCGCAATTCACCGATGCCACGTGGATCCCCGACTCAACGGCCGTCGACGACAAAGAACGCCGGGACGAGTTGTTTGACCAAGCGATCCAGACGTTTGAAATGGCCGGCAAAGTCGCCAACTTCATCTAA
- a CDS encoding pathogenesis-related transcriptional factor and ERF protein, which yields MSIKTVRRGITRLELQGRKGYLVRISRQGERVNEYYADSTYGGKKLAFAAAEEAYARLLEEYGPAEATTKNKLTNRNTTGVVGVHLAYSNDNRYPDCEYYAYCASWVTENGKREKVSFALTKYGEDAAMELAMLARQDENNNRDEVVAKFGRTAKGKRLLKGMKKTVKKSVKKGAKKGVKKAAKKSVKKLAKKGVKKSVRKTARKKLALKKLAKKSVKKAAKKTGKKPAKKAVKKSAKKSVKKPTKQPTKKPTKKAAKKSVKKASAKKSVKKAAKKKSTRRR from the coding sequence ATGTCAATCAAAACTGTCCGCAGAGGGATCACCCGTTTAGAGCTTCAAGGAAGAAAAGGCTATCTCGTCCGCATCTCGCGGCAAGGCGAGCGGGTTAACGAGTACTACGCCGATTCAACGTACGGCGGAAAGAAGCTGGCGTTCGCCGCAGCCGAAGAAGCGTATGCCCGACTGTTGGAAGAATACGGTCCCGCCGAAGCGACCACCAAGAACAAGCTAACCAACCGGAACACAACCGGCGTTGTGGGCGTACACCTGGCGTATTCCAATGACAATCGGTACCCCGATTGTGAGTACTACGCGTACTGTGCGTCATGGGTTACGGAGAACGGGAAACGCGAAAAGGTCAGCTTCGCGCTAACCAAGTACGGCGAAGACGCGGCGATGGAATTGGCCATGTTGGCTCGTCAGGACGAAAACAATAATCGCGATGAAGTGGTCGCCAAGTTCGGCCGCACCGCCAAGGGCAAGCGGTTACTGAAAGGAATGAAGAAGACAGTCAAGAAATCTGTTAAAAAGGGTGCCAAGAAGGGCGTTAAGAAAGCCGCCAAAAAGTCAGTGAAGAAGTTGGCCAAGAAGGGTGTGAAGAAAAGCGTTCGTAAGACGGCCCGAAAGAAGCTGGCCCTGAAAAAACTGGCGAAGAAGTCTGTTAAGAAGGCAGCGAAGAAAACCGGCAAGAAACCGGCTAAGAAAGCTGTGAAGAAGTCGGCCAAGAAATCGGTTAAAAAGCCGACTAAACAGCCGACTAAAAAGCCGACTAAAAAGGCAGCCAAGAAATCAGTCAAGAAGGCGTCCGCTAAGAAGAGCGTCAAGAAAGCTGCCAAGAAGAAATCTACCCGTCGTCGTTAG